One Rubripirellula reticaptiva genomic region harbors:
- a CDS encoding dihydrodipicolinate synthase family protein, with amino-acid sequence MNPISLLKPRRKITGISAILLPFTSAGDVDWAGFDLHVERTLNAGLAPAVNMDTGYANLIDESTREEVLRRTQSICSGKRYVGGVFVPSQEGAAFDLAAYQTGIQQVVDFGGTPILFQSYGLVELAEPDLVEAYRTMGSGCDEFLFFELGTMFAPFGRIYSIEVYEQLMQIPAATGAKHSSLRRAEEWQRLELRDRVRPDFKVYTGNDLAVDMVMYGSDYLLGLSTFAPDAFALRDSYWENGDDRFYELNDLLQYLGTFAFRNPTSAYKHSAAMFLHLRGQIATNLTHPKSPTRPDSDLEILKEIAQDLGRMTGRFTGVSS; translated from the coding sequence ATGAATCCGATTTCGCTGCTGAAGCCTCGCCGCAAGATCACCGGGATCTCTGCGATCTTACTTCCCTTCACGTCCGCTGGTGATGTGGACTGGGCCGGTTTCGACTTGCACGTCGAGCGGACGCTCAATGCTGGACTTGCACCGGCGGTCAACATGGACACTGGTTACGCCAACCTGATTGACGAATCAACTCGCGAAGAAGTCTTGCGAAGAACTCAGTCGATTTGCAGTGGCAAACGTTACGTCGGCGGAGTCTTCGTTCCGAGCCAAGAAGGCGCGGCGTTCGACTTGGCTGCTTATCAGACTGGAATCCAGCAGGTCGTTGATTTTGGCGGCACACCGATCCTGTTCCAATCGTATGGTTTGGTCGAATTGGCCGAGCCGGATTTGGTCGAAGCCTACCGCACGATGGGCAGCGGCTGCGATGAGTTTTTATTCTTTGAGTTAGGAACGATGTTTGCGCCGTTCGGCCGGATCTATTCGATCGAGGTGTACGAGCAGTTGATGCAAATCCCTGCCGCGACTGGCGCGAAGCACTCATCGCTTCGGCGAGCCGAGGAGTGGCAGCGATTGGAACTGCGAGATCGCGTGCGTCCGGATTTCAAAGTTTACACGGGCAACGATCTGGCGGTCGACATGGTGATGTACGGCAGCGATTACTTGCTGGGGCTTAGTACGTTTGCACCGGATGCGTTTGCGCTTCGTGATTCGTACTGGGAAAACGGCGACGATCGTTTCTATGAACTGAACGATTTGCTTCAGTATCTCGGCACTTTTGCCTTTCGCAACCCAACGTCCGCGTACAAGCACTCGGCAGCGATGTTCTTGCATTTACGCGGGCAAATTGCGACCAACCTGACTCACCCCAAGTCGCCAACTCGCCCCGATTCAGATTTGGAAATATTAAAAGAAATCGCACAAGACCTTGGTCGAATGACAGGTCGTTTCACCGGAGTATCATCGTGA
- a CDS encoding helix-turn-helix transcriptional regulator: MVSVPDNLNDHAVTERMPPWGVLIIESHHSPGFSMDWRTHSFVKIVYVLRGSGTFHLGNHDQKFETGDIVVVAPGIRNRIVDTPGAASSLYVACVADSHFRFDPTIVDRIGTRVIHGDGAFASRVASVMRRLVHAQETASRDRPIAMVTEAIKLIQLTLNHPNSGRRQQRTPGALLGDVQGYINALPTHFFDETTIDEVASSLNMSRRSFTEAFHKLTGETWLTYVRRLAIDHARRRLTESDLPIVSIAFECGFNDLSTFYRQFKNQCGISPAKYRAQH, from the coding sequence ATGGTTTCCGTCCCTGACAACCTGAACGACCACGCCGTCACCGAACGCATGCCGCCGTGGGGCGTGCTGATCATCGAAAGCCACCACAGCCCCGGTTTTTCGATGGACTGGCGAACTCATTCGTTCGTCAAGATCGTCTACGTGCTTCGCGGATCAGGCACGTTTCATCTCGGTAATCATGACCAAAAATTCGAAACCGGCGATATCGTTGTGGTCGCACCAGGCATTCGAAACCGTATCGTCGACACTCCGGGCGCCGCATCAAGCCTGTACGTTGCCTGTGTGGCCGACAGCCACTTTCGATTCGACCCAACGATCGTCGATCGAATCGGCACTCGCGTGATCCATGGCGACGGAGCCTTTGCAAGTCGGGTAGCCAGCGTGATGCGGCGATTGGTTCACGCCCAAGAAACCGCCTCGCGTGATCGGCCGATTGCGATGGTCACCGAAGCGATCAAGCTGATTCAATTGACGCTCAATCACCCGAACTCGGGCCGCCGTCAACAACGCACACCGGGTGCCTTGCTAGGCGACGTGCAGGGCTATATCAACGCGTTGCCAACACACTTCTTTGACGAAACCACCATCGACGAAGTCGCGTCGTCGCTGAACATGTCACGCCGATCGTTCACCGAAGCGTTTCATAAGTTGACCGGCGAAACTTGGCTGACTTACGTTCGACGACTTGCGATCGACCATGCCCGACGACGATTGACGGAATCGGATCTGCCGATCGTTTCGATCGCATTTGAATGCGGCTTCAACGATCTGTCGACGTTCTATCGGCAATTCAAAAACCAATGCGGCATCAGCCCCGCAAAATACCGCGCACAGCATTAA
- the mutL gene encoding DNA mismatch repair endonuclease MutL, which translates to MNTTTRELPTIRQLPPNLINQIAAGEVIERPASVVKELVENSIDAGSHRIEVTIAGGGTELIRISDDGCGMTAEQLPLAIASHATSKLPDDDSLFSVRTLGFRGEALASIGSVSHMTIRSRTEGDNCGSEVQVRGGVIEAPAPCGCPVGTVIEIKNLFFNTPVRHRFLKTAGTERGHIVEAFTRLALANPQVHFVLINNDKIVYDLPVSTRWSDRIGAFFGDEVASVLIPIRDDSDNVRISGYVCDPSVSRGNNRMQYLFLNGRHIRDRSLQHALGEAYRGLLMVGRFPVCFLRMDMPPEMIDVNVHPTKLEVRFTDGGKVYARLLQTLRHQFLRTDMTHRVGPGSSQETDDLPAAVPVPPGSPEQSAQLQRQSVIDWARTGVQKPIATTQTMPSIGTPAFQPYPGGASSSPVSDVAPWEVESKDSGGLATNGLATNGAETGDGISPSVCYLGFQVHNRYLVTQDESGMVVIDQHALHERVLYERVCEKVLGEGKSLESQRLLVPEPVSLTPAERTAALDAKETLGKIGLEIDDFGGETIVIQSYPAMLKHGSPADMLRTVLDALVSAGKQPDPKDLLNRLLSTIACKAAVKAGDPLAPEEIVSLLEQKDLYHDTHHCPHGRPTALFFSRDELDRMFGRLGPRGRG; encoded by the coding sequence ATGAATACGACCACTCGCGAACTGCCGACGATCCGACAACTGCCCCCTAATTTGATCAACCAGATCGCTGCGGGCGAAGTGATCGAGCGTCCGGCGTCGGTGGTGAAAGAGTTGGTCGAGAACAGCATTGATGCAGGTTCTCATCGCATCGAAGTCACGATCGCTGGCGGCGGCACCGAACTGATCCGCATCAGCGACGATGGCTGTGGAATGACAGCCGAGCAATTACCGCTAGCGATTGCTTCGCACGCCACCAGCAAGCTGCCCGATGACGATTCGCTGTTCAGCGTTCGCACGCTTGGGTTCCGCGGGGAAGCATTGGCGTCGATCGGCAGTGTTTCGCACATGACGATCCGCAGTCGCACCGAAGGCGATAACTGCGGCAGCGAAGTCCAGGTCCGTGGCGGAGTCATCGAGGCGCCCGCGCCGTGCGGTTGTCCGGTCGGGACGGTGATCGAAATCAAGAATCTGTTTTTTAACACGCCGGTTCGGCATCGGTTCTTGAAAACCGCAGGTACCGAACGTGGCCATATCGTCGAAGCGTTCACGCGTTTGGCGCTTGCCAATCCGCAAGTCCACTTTGTGCTGATCAACAACGACAAGATCGTTTACGACTTGCCCGTTTCGACTCGATGGTCGGATCGGATTGGTGCGTTTTTTGGTGACGAGGTCGCAAGCGTGCTGATTCCGATTCGCGACGATTCCGACAACGTTCGGATCAGCGGTTATGTCTGCGATCCGTCGGTCAGTCGCGGCAACAATCGGATGCAGTATCTGTTTTTGAACGGCCGGCATATTCGCGATCGTTCGCTGCAGCACGCACTCGGCGAAGCGTACCGCGGACTTTTGATGGTTGGGCGGTTCCCGGTTTGTTTTTTGCGGATGGACATGCCGCCCGAAATGATCGACGTGAACGTTCACCCAACGAAGTTGGAGGTGCGGTTCACCGATGGCGGCAAAGTGTATGCACGATTGCTGCAAACACTGCGGCATCAGTTCCTTCGCACCGACATGACTCATCGCGTCGGTCCTGGTTCATCACAAGAAACCGATGACCTTCCCGCGGCCGTTCCCGTTCCGCCCGGTTCACCCGAGCAATCTGCACAATTGCAGCGGCAGTCCGTGATTGATTGGGCGCGAACAGGCGTGCAGAAACCAATCGCGACCACTCAAACGATGCCGTCGATCGGAACGCCCGCGTTCCAGCCTTATCCAGGCGGCGCAAGTTCCTCGCCGGTTAGTGATGTTGCTCCTTGGGAAGTGGAATCGAAAGACAGTGGCGGGCTGGCAACGAACGGGCTGGCAACGAACGGGGCGGAGACCGGCGACGGAATCTCGCCGTCGGTTTGCTATCTCGGATTCCAAGTGCACAATCGCTACTTGGTCACTCAGGATGAATCGGGAATGGTCGTGATCGATCAGCACGCGCTTCATGAAAGAGTGCTGTACGAACGAGTTTGCGAGAAAGTGCTGGGCGAAGGCAAGTCGTTGGAGTCGCAGCGGTTGTTGGTGCCGGAACCCGTTTCGTTGACGCCGGCCGAGCGGACTGCGGCGCTGGATGCGAAGGAAACGCTCGGCAAAATTGGTCTAGAAATCGATGACTTTGGCGGCGAGACGATCGTGATCCAGTCTTATCCTGCGATGCTAAAGCATGGATCGCCGGCCGATATGTTGCGAACGGTTTTAGATGCGTTGGTTTCGGCCGGCAAGCAACCCGATCCGAAAGATCTGCTGAACCGTTTGCTTTCGACGATCGCTTGCAAGGCGGCCGTCAAAGCGGGCGATCCGCTGGCGCCGGAAGAGATCGTTAGCTTGCTCGAGCAAAAGGATCTCTATCACGACACGCATCACTGTCCGCACGGCCGGCCGACGGCGTTGTTCTTTAGTCGTGACGAGCTAGACCGAATGTTCGGTCGGTTGGGACCGCGAGGCCGCGGGTAA
- a CDS encoding Do family serine endopeptidase, whose protein sequence is MQSLWKSTSFALAAMLVGVLVMGVVMSLPQSLQVEAIGQERAPTGQFSAQRDGQPAPPAAATLQQQNLTAADGLSTAFRNVAEALKPSVVSISTKQTQVVRTSGRRVPRGFEDFFGGQAQPQIQERESSGMGSGVIVRADGYILTNNHVIEGADELSVEFSDGRIEVGSVVGTDPQTDLAVVKVNLTGLRPAMLGSSDEIRVGDWVLAIGSPFGLDQTVTAGIISGKNRVQRIIADGDGFEDFLQTDAAINPGNSGGPLVNLRGELVGINTAILSRSGGSAGIGFAIPVSLAQPVLEQIIETGEVHRGFLGAQVVDVTPDSVNSYDLKVRSGGLIGTVLENQPAAKAGLQPGDVVVKLDGRKVTGGTQLRNYVASRVPGTTVSMEVDRNGEAVTVQVQLGERTDAAMAMFSGFYEQIGAELVPVTPESAQQYGYQGLRSGLIVSSVRDAGIAAQAELEVGDVIESAAGAELTSVDQLATIFARAERSRQILRLIVRRGNQRMMLPIGFGE, encoded by the coding sequence ATGCAGAGTCTTTGGAAAAGTACATCGTTCGCACTGGCCGCCATGTTGGTTGGGGTTTTGGTGATGGGCGTTGTGATGTCGTTGCCGCAGAGTTTGCAGGTTGAAGCGATTGGGCAAGAACGGGCACCGACTGGGCAATTTTCGGCTCAGCGGGACGGCCAGCCAGCACCGCCTGCCGCGGCGACGTTGCAGCAACAAAACTTGACCGCTGCGGACGGATTGTCGACAGCGTTTCGAAACGTCGCCGAAGCACTGAAGCCAAGTGTGGTCAGCATCAGCACGAAACAGACTCAAGTGGTTCGCACCTCAGGCCGTCGCGTGCCGCGCGGCTTCGAAGACTTCTTTGGCGGCCAGGCCCAGCCGCAAATCCAAGAACGTGAATCTAGCGGGATGGGCAGCGGCGTGATCGTTCGCGCGGATGGCTACATTTTGACGAACAATCATGTCATCGAAGGTGCTGACGAATTGTCGGTTGAATTTTCCGACGGCCGCATCGAAGTCGGGTCGGTCGTGGGCACGGATCCTCAGACCGATTTGGCGGTTGTGAAGGTCAACTTGACCGGACTGCGACCCGCAATGCTGGGCAGCAGTGATGAGATCCGCGTCGGTGATTGGGTGTTGGCGATCGGCAGCCCCTTTGGGCTCGATCAAACCGTGACCGCCGGGATCATCAGCGGAAAGAACCGTGTTCAGCGGATCATCGCCGATGGCGACGGCTTCGAAGACTTTTTGCAAACCGACGCGGCCATCAACCCTGGCAATTCGGGTGGCCCGCTGGTCAACTTGCGTGGCGAATTGGTTGGCATCAACACAGCGATCTTGTCGCGTTCGGGCGGCAGTGCGGGTATCGGTTTTGCTATCCCTGTGTCATTGGCCCAACCGGTCTTGGAACAGATTATCGAGACTGGCGAAGTGCACCGCGGATTTTTGGGGGCCCAAGTCGTTGACGTGACTCCCGACAGCGTCAACTCGTATGACTTGAAAGTCCGATCCGGTGGTCTGATCGGTACGGTGCTGGAAAACCAGCCAGCGGCGAAGGCTGGCCTGCAGCCGGGCGACGTGGTGGTCAAGTTGGACGGCCGCAAAGTCACCGGCGGGACTCAGCTTCGCAACTATGTGGCCAGCCGCGTGCCGGGAACGACCGTCAGTATGGAAGTCGATCGCAACGGCGAAGCCGTGACCGTTCAAGTCCAGTTGGGCGAGCGGACCGATGCGGCGATGGCGATGTTCAGCGGCTTCTACGAGCAGATTGGTGCCGAACTGGTGCCCGTGACGCCGGAATCGGCTCAACAGTACGGATACCAGGGGCTTCGCAGCGGGCTGATCGTCAGCAGTGTGCGTGATGCTGGCATCGCGGCGCAAGCAGAACTAGAAGTCGGCGACGTGATCGAGTCGGCTGCCGGTGCTGAACTGACGTCGGTGGACCAGTTGGCGACAATCTTTGCGCGAGCCGAACGATCGCGCCAAATCTTGCGACTGATCGTCCGTCGTGGCAACCAGCGAATGATGTTGCCCATCGGGTTCGGCGAGTAA
- the glgC gene encoding glucose-1-phosphate adenylyltransferase produces the protein MMRDTLTVILAGGRGSRLEPLTRDRAKPAVPFGGLYRIVDFVLSNCLNSGMRNILLLTQYKAGSLDRHINLAWRNYFCRELGEFIDVVPPQQRFADNWYTGTADAVYQNIYAIEREQPRDVVILGGDHIYKMNYKPMLEFHRRMDADITIGALRVTRSEAKEFGVIQADLDHRVLGFQEKPEDPIPTPEDPDVYMASMGIYIFNARFLYEQLCDDATIEDSDHDFGKNIIPGAIDDYKVYAFPFLDENRKRDAYWRDVGTIDAYFEATMDLIGVDPLLNLYDEHWPIRAFQPQLPPPKFVFGSEGGPATRRGVALDSLVCQGAIISGGTVARSVLGPGVRINSYARVEDCILFDDVEVGRRSRLRRVIVDKGVRIPAETEIGYDPEADRARGFTVTESGLVVIARGDELSFAPEVARS, from the coding sequence ATGATGCGAGACACTTTGACAGTGATTTTGGCGGGTGGACGCGGTTCACGGCTCGAACCACTGACGCGAGACCGAGCCAAACCCGCCGTTCCCTTCGGCGGGCTGTACCGGATCGTCGACTTTGTGCTCAGCAATTGCCTGAACAGCGGGATGCGCAACATATTGTTGCTGACGCAGTACAAAGCGGGTTCGCTGGACCGGCACATCAACTTGGCATGGCGAAATTACTTTTGCCGAGAATTGGGCGAATTCATCGATGTCGTTCCGCCTCAACAGCGTTTCGCCGACAACTGGTACACCGGCACGGCCGACGCAGTTTACCAGAACATCTACGCGATCGAACGCGAACAGCCGCGTGACGTCGTCATCTTGGGCGGCGACCATATCTACAAGATGAACTACAAACCGATGCTGGAATTCCATCGCAGGATGGACGCAGACATCACCATCGGGGCGCTGCGAGTGACACGCAGCGAAGCCAAAGAGTTTGGCGTCATTCAGGCCGATTTAGATCACCGAGTCCTCGGTTTCCAAGAAAAGCCCGAAGACCCGATCCCCACCCCCGAAGACCCCGACGTCTACATGGCGTCGATGGGCATCTATATCTTTAACGCACGTTTTCTGTACGAACAATTGTGCGACGACGCGACCATCGAAGACAGCGACCATGACTTCGGCAAGAACATCATTCCCGGGGCGATCGACGATTACAAAGTCTATGCGTTCCCGTTTTTGGACGAGAATCGCAAACGCGACGCATACTGGCGAGACGTCGGCACGATCGACGCCTACTTCGAGGCTACGATGGACCTGATCGGCGTCGACCCGCTGCTGAACCTGTACGACGAACATTGGCCCATCCGCGCGTTTCAACCGCAACTGCCGCCGCCAAAATTTGTTTTCGGCAGCGAGGGTGGCCCAGCAACTCGCCGCGGCGTCGCGCTCGATTCGCTGGTTTGCCAGGGTGCGATCATCAGCGGCGGTACGGTTGCCCGCAGCGTCTTGGGACCAGGCGTTCGGATCAACTCTTACGCTCGAGTCGAAGATTGCATTCTGTTCGATGATGTCGAAGTCGGGCGTCGCAGCCGGCTACGACGCGTGATCGTGGACAAGGGTGTCCGTATCCCGGCCGAAACCGAAATCGGATATGATCCCGAAGCCGACCGGGCTCGCGGATTCACCGTCACCGAAAGTGGACTAGTGGTCATCGCTCGTGGTGACGAACTTTCGTTCGCCCCCGAAGTGGCCCGCAGCTAG
- a CDS encoding GGDEF domain-containing protein, with protein MSLAEATPLIAGIVLATILLAVGFLIGYRRGRRRTADDGHNLSDDDRQQLLQLMQELGAWTHDYAGNVSGNQEQLVRLSEAVQKDGARSPAEIKVVAVLQQIMQNNEQLKSKLDEAEEQLERQTRQIACYLTEARTDGLTGLFNRRALDNRLDELFIGYRAGGRSFVIALIDIDKFKVINDTHGHQAGDQVLKQLASVLRTRLDGSLMVARFGGEEFAAVMDGPLRVAAEKMNELRKAVSEYPMQAGSKTIDVTISVGLSEPRDDMIVSPVLRRADEALYAAKNIGRNRVYFHDGRDPILVGAPEVAK; from the coding sequence ATGTCGCTCGCAGAAGCTACGCCGCTGATCGCCGGGATCGTGCTTGCGACCATTTTATTGGCCGTCGGCTTTCTGATCGGCTACCGTCGCGGCCGACGGCGAACCGCCGATGATGGACACAACCTCAGCGACGATGATCGCCAGCAACTTCTGCAGTTGATGCAGGAACTCGGCGCCTGGACCCACGACTACGCTGGGAACGTGTCCGGCAACCAAGAACAACTGGTCCGCTTGAGCGAAGCGGTCCAAAAGGACGGCGCAAGATCGCCTGCCGAAATCAAAGTCGTCGCCGTCTTGCAACAGATCATGCAGAACAACGAGCAACTAAAGTCCAAACTCGACGAAGCCGAAGAACAGCTCGAACGACAGACCCGTCAAATCGCATGCTATCTAACCGAAGCCCGCACCGACGGACTGACGGGTCTGTTCAATCGGCGAGCACTGGACAACCGATTGGACGAACTGTTCATCGGCTACCGAGCGGGCGGTCGATCATTCGTAATCGCGTTGATCGACATCGATAAATTCAAAGTCATCAATGACACGCACGGACACCAAGCCGGCGACCAAGTGCTAAAACAGCTAGCCTCGGTGCTGCGGACTCGCTTGGACGGTTCGCTGATGGTCGCACGATTCGGCGGCGAAGAATTCGCGGCCGTGATGGACGGGCCACTGCGAGTCGCGGCGGAAAAAATGAACGAGTTGCGTAAGGCTGTATCGGAGTACCCGATGCAGGCGGGTTCGAAAACGATCGACGTCACGATCAGTGTCGGGCTTAGCGAACCACGCGACGACATGATCGTCAGCCCCGTGCTGCGACGAGCCGACGAAGCATTATACGCCGCAAAAAACATCGGACGAAACCGAGTCTACTTTCACGACGGCCGAGACCCGATCCTGGTCGGAGCTCCCGAAGTAGCAAAGTAA
- a CDS encoding POT family MFS transporter, whose translation MASPQTTPYDITTMPPGIPYIVGNEAAERFSFYGMRAILTVFMTKYLVDATGAMDTMGDEDAKFWGHTFIMVAYFTPILGAFAADWLFGKYKTILWLSLLYCAGHFALAINETRMGLAVGLSLIALGTGAIKPCVSAHVGDQFGTRNSHLLEKVFGWFYVAINLGAFLSTLATPFLLDRFGSKVAFGVPGVLMAIATFVFWLGRNKFVHIPPRGIVVFKEAFTGEGLKVILKLTPVYLLVAVFWSLFDQTATSWVLQAEKMDRTVFGFELLSSQIQAANPFMILVLVPLFSYVVYPAISKVFPLTSLRKVSIGMFLSVLAFALIAVAESKIQAGDTTSISWQVFAYFIMTAAEVMVSITCLEFSYTQAPNSMKSIIMSLYLLSVSLGNFIAAGVNAVILNADGSSKLPGAMYYWFFAGLMFAAAVAFIFVAYFYREKTFIQDNEASQRSIAEGSEG comes from the coding sequence ATGGCAAGCCCCCAAACGACGCCCTACGACATCACCACCATGCCGCCGGGCATTCCCTACATCGTCGGCAACGAGGCAGCCGAACGATTCAGCTTCTATGGAATGCGCGCCATTTTGACGGTGTTCATGACCAAGTATCTGGTCGATGCGACCGGAGCGATGGACACAATGGGTGACGAGGACGCCAAGTTCTGGGGGCACACGTTCATCATGGTGGCGTACTTTACGCCAATTCTTGGCGCGTTTGCGGCGGACTGGTTGTTTGGTAAGTATAAAACGATCCTCTGGTTATCGTTGCTTTACTGTGCCGGCCACTTCGCATTAGCGATCAACGAAACGCGGATGGGACTTGCGGTCGGACTTAGTCTGATCGCACTAGGTACCGGAGCGATCAAGCCCTGTGTTTCGGCTCATGTAGGGGACCAATTCGGGACCCGAAACTCGCACTTGCTAGAAAAAGTCTTCGGTTGGTTTTACGTTGCCATCAACCTTGGCGCGTTCCTGTCGACTCTAGCGACGCCGTTCTTGCTGGACCGATTCGGATCCAAAGTCGCCTTTGGTGTGCCGGGCGTTTTGATGGCCATCGCGACGTTCGTTTTCTGGCTTGGCCGAAACAAATTCGTTCACATTCCGCCCCGCGGAATCGTGGTTTTCAAGGAAGCGTTCACCGGCGAAGGATTGAAGGTTATCCTGAAATTGACTCCGGTGTATCTGCTGGTTGCCGTTTTCTGGAGTCTGTTTGACCAAACCGCGACGAGCTGGGTTTTGCAGGCTGAAAAGATGGACCGGACGGTGTTCGGATTCGAATTGCTTTCCAGCCAAATCCAAGCTGCCAACCCGTTCATGATCTTGGTGCTGGTACCGCTGTTCAGTTACGTGGTCTATCCGGCAATTAGCAAGGTCTTCCCGCTGACATCACTGCGAAAAGTTTCAATCGGGATGTTCCTGTCGGTGTTGGCATTCGCTTTGATTGCGGTTGCCGAATCGAAAATTCAAGCAGGCGACACGACTAGCATTAGCTGGCAAGTCTTTGCGTACTTCATCATGACGGCAGCCGAAGTGATGGTCTCGATCACGTGCCTGGAGTTCAGCTACACGCAGGCTCCCAACAGCATGAAAAGCATCATCATGAGCCTGTACTTGCTGTCGGTTTCACTCGGCAACTTCATTGCCGCAGGCGTCAACGCAGTGATCCTGAACGCGGACGGTTCATCGAAGCTGCCTGGGGCAATGTACTACTGGTTCTTTGCCGGACTGATGTTCGCCGCCGCAGTTGCCTTCATCTTTGTCGCATATTTCTATCGCGAAAAGACATTTATCCAAGACAACGAGGCATCTCAGCGTTCGATCGCCGAGGGCAGCGAAGGCTAA
- a CDS encoding TonB-dependent receptor yields MRLSQFCLASSLAAVCAVAGWDTPVSNAQTISGSDLLRSNTSQDPLFGQHAFRDRVVHDPALGDRSISDLILSGPVIDPTMDGIYPPTVYMPADSVASMMVSQAAGEVPIERFRKSFYQGTEVLGGHLWDTGNDDVSGRMNQTFEEARINFGFPIGVITGGSMDNIVGFRPYFRVDHLDGPTGIDVPGSVYDTGISILNQKKWSEVFSTTVVVTPSVRSDFDTSDNGFRLFGLALMNWKPRPNLTLSAGVVYFARNDIGLLPAVGFVYLPTPWWKIDATMPRPRLARRLWKNGGHAEGWAFVGASIGGNTWAVKRSSGESDELTVRAYELIGGYEVIGAGNRGFNIETVYTFGRRIEYERDDVRIDLSDGVGIRAAWQF; encoded by the coding sequence ATGCGGTTGTCGCAATTTTGCCTTGCCAGTTCGCTGGCGGCGGTTTGTGCCGTCGCCGGATGGGACACGCCAGTTTCAAATGCTCAAACGATTTCAGGTTCGGATCTACTGCGGAGCAATACATCCCAAGACCCGCTGTTTGGCCAGCATGCTTTTCGCGACCGTGTCGTGCACGATCCGGCCTTGGGCGATCGCTCGATCAGCGATCTGATTCTGAGTGGTCCAGTCATCGATCCAACGATGGACGGAATCTATCCGCCGACCGTCTACATGCCTGCCGATTCGGTGGCGTCGATGATGGTGAGCCAGGCCGCGGGCGAGGTACCGATTGAGCGGTTCAGGAAAAGCTTCTATCAAGGCACCGAAGTACTTGGCGGGCATCTTTGGGACACCGGCAACGATGACGTCTCGGGGCGAATGAACCAAACCTTCGAAGAGGCGAGGATCAATTTTGGGTTTCCGATCGGCGTGATCACCGGTGGATCGATGGATAATATCGTCGGATTTCGTCCTTACTTTCGTGTCGATCACTTGGACGGCCCGACCGGCATTGACGTTCCGGGTTCAGTCTACGACACCGGTATATCGATATTGAACCAAAAAAAATGGTCCGAAGTTTTCTCGACCACCGTTGTTGTCACCCCGTCGGTGCGAAGTGACTTCGACACATCCGACAATGGGTTTCGTTTGTTTGGATTGGCGCTGATGAACTGGAAGCCGCGTCCGAATCTAACGTTGTCCGCTGGTGTCGTTTACTTTGCCCGTAATGACATTGGCTTGTTGCCTGCTGTTGGATTTGTTTATTTGCCAACCCCATGGTGGAAAATCGACGCGACCATGCCACGTCCGCGGCTTGCCCGTCGTTTGTGGAAAAACGGCGGCCATGCAGAAGGTTGGGCTTTCGTCGGTGCCAGCATCGGCGGCAACACATGGGCCGTGAAGCGATCCAGTGGCGAGTCGGACGAATTAACGGTCCGAGCCTACGAGTTGATTGGCGGCTACGAAGTGATCGGCGCCGGCAACCGCGGCTTCAACATCGAAACCGTCTACACGTTCGGTCGTCGTATCGAGTACGAACGAGACGACGTGCGTATCGACCTTAGCGATGGCGTCGGTATCCGAGCCGCTTGGCAATTTTAG